One genomic window of Methylothermaceae bacteria B42 includes the following:
- a CDS encoding NrdR family transcriptional regulator, which produces MHCPFCNAPDTRVIDSRLTPDGKVRRRRECSACKERFTTYESAELTLPRVIKSDNRREAFDEEKLRCGLLRALEKRPVASEQVDACVQKIKETLMRRGDREVPARMIGEMVMDELKALDRVAYVRFASVYRSFEDVSEFRKVIEGLESESSD; this is translated from the coding sequence ATGCACTGCCCTTTTTGTAACGCGCCAGATACGCGGGTAATCGACAGCCGCCTGACCCCGGATGGGAAAGTCAGGCGGCGGCGGGAATGCAGCGCGTGCAAAGAGCGCTTTACCACTTACGAAAGTGCGGAATTAACATTGCCAAGAGTGATTAAAAGCGATAACCGGCGAGAAGCTTTTGATGAGGAAAAACTGCGCTGTGGATTGCTGCGGGCATTGGAAAAACGGCCGGTAGCAAGCGAACAGGTGGATGCCTGTGTGCAAAAGATCAAAGAAACCTTAATGCGCCGTGGTGACCGGGAAGTACCCGCACGAATGATTGGGGAGATGGTGATGGATGAGTTGAAGGCTCTGGATAGGGTGGCCTATGTACGCTTTGCATCTGTTTATCGCAGTTTTGAGGATGTGAGCGAGTTCCGCAAGGTCATTGAAGGACTTGAAAGCGAGTCTTCCGATTAA
- a CDS encoding bifunctional diaminohydroxyphosphoribosylaminopyrimidine deaminase/5-amino-6-(5-phosphoribosylamino)uracil reductase, whose product MTHSTDHHWMARALRLAERGLFTTDPNPRVGCVLVKNGRIVGEGWHRKAGGPHAEIEALKAAGTHPRGADCYVTLEPCCHHGRTPPCTDALIKAGIKRVIAAMIDPNPQVAGNGLQKLQETGIETASGILTGEAELLNRGFCKRMRDGRPWVTSKLAASLDGRTALASGESRWITSNAARRDVHRIRARSSAIITGIDTVLADNPALTARLEPEIEVVQPIRVVVDSKLRMPMDAKMLRLPGETWIATVANDKDKRQALEQRGAKVLVLPDDGQGRVDLRQLMDHLGDRQINEVLIEAGPRLNGALLSQGLVDEWLLYLAPKLLGDSARGLFHLPGIESMTDSIGLSMTDIRLIGPDLRIHFHQG is encoded by the coding sequence ATGACTCACTCAACAGATCATCATTGGATGGCCCGTGCCCTGAGGCTGGCGGAGCGCGGGTTATTTACGACCGATCCCAATCCCAGGGTAGGGTGTGTTTTGGTCAAAAATGGCCGCATTGTCGGGGAGGGGTGGCACAGAAAAGCCGGTGGACCTCATGCGGAAATTGAAGCATTGAAAGCCGCTGGAACCCACCCTCGCGGCGCGGATTGCTATGTTACCCTGGAGCCTTGCTGCCATCACGGGCGCACACCGCCTTGCACCGATGCCTTGATTAAAGCGGGGATCAAGCGGGTAATTGCGGCAATGATTGATCCCAATCCCCAAGTCGCCGGTAATGGGTTGCAAAAATTACAGGAGACGGGGATTGAAACCGCCAGCGGTATTCTGACCGGTGAGGCTGAATTGCTCAACCGGGGGTTTTGCAAGCGGATGAGGGATGGCCGCCCCTGGGTCACATCGAAGCTGGCCGCCAGCCTGGATGGCAGAACTGCTCTGGCTTCGGGAGAGAGCCGCTGGATTACCTCCAATGCCGCGCGCCGGGATGTGCACCGGATCAGAGCGCGCAGTTCCGCCATCATCACTGGCATCGATACGGTTTTGGCGGATAACCCTGCTTTGACAGCGCGGTTGGAGCCAGAAATAGAAGTCGTACAACCCATCCGCGTGGTAGTGGATTCCAAATTGCGCATGCCCATGGATGCAAAAATGCTTCGACTGCCGGGTGAAACCTGGATCGCCACGGTTGCCAATGATAAAGATAAACGGCAGGCACTGGAACAGCGGGGGGCTAAAGTATTGGTCTTGCCTGATGATGGGCAAGGGAGAGTGGATCTTCGGCAATTGATGGATCACTTAGGCGACAGGCAAATCAATGAAGTATTGATTGAAGCAGGTCCCCGGTTGAATGGCGCTCTGCTAAGTCAAGGATTGGTGGATGAGTGGCTGTTGTATTTGGCGCCTAAATTATTGGGGGATAGCGCCAGAGGCTTGTTCCATTTGCCAGGGATTGAGTCGATGACTGATTCCATCGGCCTTTCAATGACAGATATCCGTCTAATCGGCCCGGATCTAAGAATTCATTTTCATCAAGGTTAA
- a CDS encoding riboflavin synthase subunit alpha, with translation MFTGIIQAIGRIEALSPRGGDVRLTIASGKLPLDEVKLGDSIAISGVCLTAVAVDSQTFSADVSRETLSLTTLGNLKSGDPVNLELAMTPATRFGGHIVSGHVDGIGKVTQRWEDARSTRFRIESPKALAKYIATKGSICVDGISLTVNRVEGAAFEVNIIPHTLAETTLGNTLVGNPVNLEVDLIARYLERLLMGDKQIDGITLDLLNRSGFTGAKP, from the coding sequence ATGTTTACCGGAATCATTCAAGCGATTGGCAGGATTGAAGCCCTGTCTCCCCGGGGCGGCGATGTGCGATTGACCATTGCTTCGGGAAAATTGCCCCTTGACGAAGTCAAGTTGGGCGATAGTATCGCCATCAGCGGCGTTTGCTTGACCGCCGTTGCGGTTGACAGCCAAACCTTTAGCGCGGATGTCTCCCGGGAGACTCTGAGTTTGACCACCCTGGGCAACCTCAAATCGGGCGATCCGGTAAATTTGGAATTGGCCATGACGCCGGCCACCCGCTTTGGCGGGCATATCGTTAGCGGTCATGTGGATGGCATTGGAAAAGTAACCCAACGTTGGGAAGACGCCCGTTCCACGAGATTCCGGATTGAGTCTCCCAAGGCGCTGGCAAAATATATCGCCACCAAGGGTTCGATTTGCGTGGACGGCATCAGTTTGACGGTGAATCGGGTAGAAGGGGCGGCCTTTGAGGTCAATATCATTCCCCATACCCTGGCTGAAACAACCTTAGGCAATACGCTGGTCGGCAATCCGGTCAATTTGGAAGTAGACCTGATTGCCCGCTATCTGGAAAGGCTGTTAATGGGTGATAAGCAGATAGATGGAATTACTCTGGATTTATTGAATCGCAGTGGATTTACCGGGGCGAAGCCATGA